CAGACACACCTCATGTGTCTAACAAGAAACCATTCTGGAAAACCACATGGAAATCCATCAAGCACATCACTAGCAAAAatgatttcttcattttttttataacaatGAAATCTAAATTTTTACATAAAAATTATCCATGTATATTTTTTCCTAGGGTCCATCTTCGTCCAGCGTACCAGCAGTCTCATCACCCTGCACCTCTACAGTCACCTCAACTACAAACGCAGTCACATCTTCCTCACCATCTACCATCGGATCATCCCATACGTCAACACCTGCACCCAACCATGCCACATCATCAACATCCACCATTTCATCTACTAACAGCTCTTCAACAACCACTACATCCACCCTGGCAGCCCCTGTGTCATCAGGCAATACAAATTTAGCTTCAATTGCTTCTCCAATGTCAAGACCCATCAACAGCCGTAAGTTGGTGAAACAATTGAAAGGTTGTTTACATCGTTTTagcaaaggagaagaaatAGTTACCTGTCACTAGGTCACATTCATTCACCCTTCAAATAATCATTCAACCAGTTAGACAAAAATGGGAATAAGAATTATTGGTatcaaaatttcctttctACAGTACATGTATGCTTCCGCAATGATGCATATTTCAGTGAGAGGCCAGCCAAATTTGAAGgatataaaattttctttagaATAGCATGCAATTCATATGCATGCTTAAGTCctatttcctttcaaaaatacatgtaagtaagcaaaagaaaaaaggtttcataataataattcttactatgctttatttatttgtgttaaaattaatacagttatcatcattatcgcCATCAGAACTTGTAGTTTTCCTTGTACTACTGTAAATCTTGGTGTACGTTTTGCTATATCTCTCCAACCTGACCCAAGTAACTTCCGGTGGGAACAGTGCTTCAACCTTTTGTCAACACTGCAAtagataatgacgatgatgatgatggtgccTTCTAAAAAGAATAGTTAAAGTGCTAACTTGAGTGTTGTGCttttatttatgaaaaagGTGAGACGAGAAGATACCTTGAGCATTTGGCAACAGGTAAACTAAGACAGGTTACATCCATCCTGTCTGTTAGTTTTTTCTGCAGGTGACAATAGATTTTGCTAACTGAACAATTACAGTAGCTGTCAGCACTGCATGGCATCTGCAACAATCAACACAATAATGTTGCCATACCACCAAGTAGTCTTATCTAACAGAGACTCAAGGAGCTCTTCCAAAGTTAGTAGTGGGTTTCAAGTGGTTGAAAGATTGAAAACGAAACATTGTTTTTTGTAGTACATATGAACACTCTTTATGGAACACAATTTACTCTCCTCAAATGACAGTCTAGTTACTCCACACCAATAagtataacaataattacataaattccattgttattgttaagtGAATCCTAACATTGATGATGCACTTGTTTCCAGTATCATCTCTGAGACACAGTACAAGTGATACTGATGACAACAATGATggtgagaaaaagaaaccataaTGATGCCATGTTCCTTGTTACAACACATATGAATTATCTTAGTATCACATCTATTGTAACTTAAAATATATAGCAGAGGGCATACCTTATTGTGATCTAAGGGATCAGAAGACTTGacaaaaaagatgttttaatCCCAATTGAAAGTTACACTTAGTAGACCCTTGGTCCTGTTGTTATAAAAATGGGCCATCAGCACATTCCAGCTCCAGTCTCTGTGGCCCAGAAATGACCTTGGCAAGGCCTTGTGTGCCTAGAAAGGAAAATGTCTGATGTTAGTGTTTCTGTTGAATGTGTTATGTATCTTGGGTCAAGAAGCATGTTCTGCTAGTGAACATAATTAATATTGTATAACTGCCTGGTAAAAAAATGGTCTACTCTAAGCACATAAGAAGCGGCAAAGATTTGATTATAGTTTATTGGTTATAATCTTGCCGAAGCTGAATTGTTGCAGAGTCCATTTTCACATGATGTCATAGAGATAGATGATCCGTCACCACAATGTAAGAAATACAACACATCATACATGTAACATGGACATAACTCTACTAGATCATACAGTCTTGATGGGAATCAATCATTTTATTACTAGTAACAAACAATAATGGCTGCAATGTACCATAACAAAAGTACATAAATGAATatgttagagcggttttcaattgactgtCGAAAGAAATTAAggaattgctttggttttgcatTACTTCACTcagtgattggttcaaagttCTTGCACCAccttttcaaccaatcaaaaaagaaaccaaaaacaattgtGGCTATGTGTAATTACTTCAAGTTTAGATTGGTTTACTGGACTGTCTCCATCCTTTTTTGATTGGCCGAAGTAAttaatttggttttggttttacgaCACTCATTGAAACTCGCTCTATAAATTACccttttataaaaaaaatgacacaCTCATTAGTAAGGCCTGACATCATctcaatttgtttctttttgcctCGCACATTCCTTTCGAAATTCATGCTAGCACATACTCTACCGAAATATACTAAGTTTTCTCAAAGTTGCAGATATTAAaggtgaaataattattatccacACAATCAATAGTATTGGTCACACAAACAATCATGCCCATGGAAGATATTTACTTTTTTGGCAGCCTTATTTAAAATTCACTATAGATAAGTCCTTTCAGTTCAGTTTATGCAGACTAGTTGGGCTCTTGTAATGAAAGTCCATCTTGATGACCTTTTAACACCATATTAAtgcatcttttgttttattataaaaaGCAGTTTCGACACAAGTGTCTAGATGGTCAAGGTTTCAATCCAACACAGGTAAGCCTCCTCTTCATAGTGGATAACAGATGGGGAAACATAAAATTGTGACATGAAAAGTCATCATCGTGCTGTTAAATTATGATAATCAAGTGTACAGTgtgtattttcaaatcttcgtcattacaataaaataaaaatgagaagTTAACGAtcactgtaaattgaaatgtCTTTCAGGATTCATGGTAAAACCATTTCATGGCAATGGCTTGAAAGGTACATATATAAGTGCAATGTagctattttgttttctgttccCATCTTTACACataataatgtaaattgtGTGACTACTTTCcataaattaatgttaatgGTTTAAGCCAGCAAATCCCAAACAAAAGCCATCTATTGCCATCCTCTGATTCTCTCTTGATCCTTAATACCACTGAATTATTTGCAAATGCTCACTTAAGttagggtcttaaaataactgagtagaaagtgctgcctttgtaattacatcagcaaatggctagacttgaaagtcttcttggataaggactataaatcgtaggtcccgtctcacaataccttccatgttataagttcaatgtgggacattaaagaacccacacgctaTTCGAAAAGGGTAAGGCTTGAagtttcccggtgttgtggctgtcctttgtgatGTTCCTCCTGGGTTGGTGCTTTACATAGGGATAACATCATGCACCTTTCCcccttggacagaaatgtccaagaaaaatgactatgaaCTAGGAAGTCATTGtcataactttgaataaatAGCTGGTATACAGAAATAGGTCTTTCTCCTCTAGAAGCTCTAGGTTatgatttgtcttctttaagATATTAAGGATCGGAGGCAAGTGTGTCCCTTGCATTAAAAGAGAGTAAACCTGACCGAAGCCATGTACTGGTATATTTTACAGTGTTGACATATTCACCTCTTACAATTACTACAACACACGCTCTCTAAAAGTCACATGAAACAAGCTACTGCAAAGTGATCATACCATTACAAGATACTACCAATAGTTACTTTGTATTCAATATCAATTTACAAGTGACCACTATTACAAGTGCATCAGGTTGACTCTTTCcataaatataattatgatAACATATGTAATCTCATTTAGCCGGAACGGTCGAGGAAGACTTGTCTCCCAATGGATTAGGAGGTGGGTAAATTCAAGGCACAACTGAATATACTAGAGCAGCATCATGTAATTAAACAATTGAAATGTTATGGGCCCATTCTTTTACATGATTAATTTGGAAGGCCTCTTTCAATGTATGTGTATGTATCACTGCATCATATCATGTACCAATGTcaaatttcagtttatttcatttgcttggagaaagaaagtttaggtctgtgtttttattaattttatctttttgggTCATAATCTTCAGATTCATATATAATAACCAAATGATATCGGCCATTAAACAGTCAAATCCAATTCTGATTTTTTCAGCTTTCAGCAGATGGTAAATTTTCcctgaaaatcatttttaaaaagatgCTATTCACACAACAGGATCCAGTCCTGGCTTCAGCTTTTACTGAATTAATTGAGACAAAAAGTGCTTGTTCCTTAAAAAGTTAAGTATTGTATTATAAATACGATAGTCATTGTTTCTTCCAACAGGTTCACCATTACATATGACATCACGGTCAGATGAGGTGGTAGGGTGTCAAAGACTCTTACAAACAGGCAGTGACCAGACAGCAATGCTACCATTCTTAATTCACTCTTTTGATGAGGTATCCCAAATCAATGTCTGAAAAGTTGACTGTttcttattattactatttttagaaagaaattggctaataaataaataaaatatgggTAAAATGAAGGAGGGACATAGTAGTAAGTTTCCTACCttaaaataaactacaagaAAGGGGAGATAAAtcgaaaaacaattattgccAACTCAACATCCTCCATGGGAAGTTAAAGGAAGTACATCTCATGATTACCATTATGTCTAAGTCTACTTAAAACCAAGGGACTGGATGTCATGCAAAATTGTGTAATTTTATGACACCCAAAAGTGCCCAAAAAGTAGAATGAAACATGACTActtaatcacaaaaaaaaaatccacaccAGGAAAGAGAAGCATGGATTGACACAGACGGACAAGATTGAAAAAAGTCGCTCAGAGTTATCTTACAGTTGTGatgtaacaataattttatcagtAAAGGAATTCCACATTACCATTTTTGAGTTTTAAACTCATGATTAATTCCCCTAAACACCCAAAAATAACATGACACAGCCCCGTTAACCCATTCACTCCTCAGGCACCCAAGGACACCCCCAGTTGACAAGCAAAACcctctggcattagacagagtaaaatctgttaAGTCTCACTCCAAGGAGTCTGATTAGTAAATGGCTTAAAtatcaaacaaaatcaagaataAAATATGCATAGTCGTTGAAAtgatcaacaataataataattattattattaacaatattACTAATCTCATTATTACTCTCTGAGATATTGGGTATGCTTCTTGCTCTTGTAATTTTAGTTATGCTTTCAAGCAGGCGAGGACAACAGAGGAATAATAGTTGTTCtcttgaacacaaaaattacaaatgagGCAAAACGAGGAGCTATATTGAGGTATAGTTGAGTTTCTGCACTTAGTAAAAGCAGCTTATGCAGCAATAAAAGAGGGGTGATCCCATATTTTAGTGAACCACTTATTTTCTAGATTAAAACAAGACCCATAAGGGCGTATGCATGGGAGCACACAAACAGttaacacaaataattattgtccagTTACAGTGAACTACAACTACCGGCAAACTTCAGAAAATGTTGAGAGAATACCAAGAAgataaatcaataatttaaCTAGAAGTTGTTTACTGTAAAAGaagttgttaaccctttaagacTGGAGGGGGGCTAACAGATGAAATGACTGATAAAATAGCTAGAGTTAAACAAACTCTTTTGAATGGGCACACTTGTCTTGAGTGAATTCCTGTTTACTATCTTACttccaaaacaataattgctAGTCGATTGTCTTAGCCCAGATTTATACTGTGCCATGCCTTTTGCATCCCATGGAATTACACCAAATCTTGATCAGATTTGGGGATTAATGCTTTAAATTGGCTTCTTacaaaattttacaaagtTGCGGCAATTAATGCATCCGCTTCtacaaaatggaatttttgtcctgttatgtttgtttttcgaACATTTACCACAATAACTAGAGGTCATCTCATGCTAACagaattaataatatttgatACAGTACAACAACATTATAACTGTAGTTGTTCCATGACTTTCCCCCTTGATTTGCCTATTgaacaaacaatcaaaaatACAACTAAAAGTACTCTACTGCTAATTTTCTTGAAGGGTGCTACATAAACTAGAAACTGCAGAAGGCAGGAATTGGCTTTTTTGGGTGTCAAGCACTTGGTCCAGTGATGGCACAAAAGGTAAGTAGGGAGTAATACCAACCAATACACTCTGTGATCATAATATAACATCTTGTTTTAGCTTGCCTTAGACAATTATTTCAAAGTAACTCTTATGTGGATGCATCTATAACTTCGAAACTGTGGGCATgatgcaaaaattaatatgtacATGTTAATCACCATTACCTTTGTGAAAATGCAGTCCTGAAGATATGAAAGAGACTATTGGAaggactcttttttttttttgctcatttgtcatttcaacaaactgttttcattttcatacaGTTATTGACTTGTATGGTGGAGATCAAAAGCAAGATCGGCTCCTTTTTCTTGCACCATCAACAGGCAGAAATGCTACCTTACTGGGTGAAATTTCAGGTGAATAATATGTTTATTATATAGTAATAGAAGTAGTCAAAGTATTATTAAGGTCATTAtcaccataataataataataataataataacataattattatcatcatcatcataagtATTATGTATACTATACATGTATATTGCTGTACAAATTTGTTTAAATCTGACCAAGTTTACAAGTATAAAGGGTGACTGTATTTATGgaacaattataataaaaaaaaccctctAAATCCCAATTGAGTCACTTATGAAGTGTAAGATAGATGATTGCTCATACTACTCATTCAGCCATTCGACTTTCGTCACTTTGCTGATACTACACCTGAACATGAAGTACATGTATCAGGACACTGGTACATAGTAACTTTTAGGTAAATTATATTGTTGCCAAGTATAATTTTATCCTACATCGTTACAGATACCGACAcagaatcaaatcaaattgacTCCATGTTGCAAAAGGTTATAGAAAGGGCTGAACTACGAATTATGGGACAACGGCAACAAAggtaacataattattattcctgaccaaaaacaataaagatTGGACTACATTACTATGCAACTTGTCTTTAACTGACATAATTTCCACCACCTGTAAACTCATCTAAaataaatgatgtaaaatttACAACCCTTTCCTAGTCAAACTACATATGTACATACAGTATAATGATTTACAATTGTCATTCCAAGATCTTTTCAATAATGTTGATGCAAGCAACTACCCAAaatagaataatttattactgcGACACCACAGTAAAGAAGGAGTAGAAATCACTGAACTCTAGTCCATGAACTACCACAATGTTAAGATGTTTTGCAAGAAAAGCTGCCATATAACAAcccaatttcaaaatttaggCCAAAACTCAAATTTATAAAAGATAGGTATTGCATAAAATATAGACATAAGTAAAAATGTAGAAGGAAATACAGTTATTAATTTAAACTAACAGGGAAAACTTTTGGTGATAAATGTGCCTTAGTTTCCTGAATAGCTTCCATGCTTTTcactttgaattttatttgtgGTCTTGACAGGGAACAGCAGGCACGCTGGAGAGCAGAAAGAGCTAAGCAAGAGAAAGAACTGCAGGAGTCGGAAAGGAGTGACAGAAGAGAACCACCAAATCAAATCCATGACCTCAGTCAGCAAACGTAAGTCACAAATCTATTTATCagataaaatacattttaattaAAGGCACAGTATGAAAAAAGCATTAGCTGGTACTAGGTGCTTCCAATAATTGGAAGCAccttgtaattattattagaactCAATTTTGGTATGAATATTTTTATCTTATCGGGGGatagaaataaacaaaaagcacAAACAGCTTTTTTGAAAGTAAAGATGTTATGACAATCCAATTTCTAAATAATAGgccatatatatatttagaaatgcataaaatataaataatacacctaagtaaacaaaaatcaaaggaaaagaCTTTTGATGAGTCACATGGTTTACTTCCCTGAATGGTTCACAGACTTTCATTTGTGGTCTTCACAGGGAACAGGCACATTGGGGAGGAGAAACAGTCCAGCAAGTGAAAGAACTGAGAGAGCCAGAACTGTCCACAAGAGAACCAATAattgaacaacaaaaagaagaaaaggttGGTGAGATCTCTCCTCCATAAAGTTACAATTCACCAAAAATGATATAAATGTTTAACATGACACAAATAGAGTGCATCAGTTACCACTATAAAGTTGAAAGCAGAAACTTGTTAGTGAATGTGCAGCAGTGATAGTTTCCTTCATGTTCTCAGAAATGGGTAAATTCTTGAAACCTTACATGCTGCTGCTTATTTCTGCCATGTAATTCCTATTGCAAAAAGTAATATTATGTTTAAATCTAGCTAATCTACCATATTACTGGACctgtaatttttacaatgctaattaacttgaaaacaaacagataAGAAAGGCAAGAGAGCAACGACTCACAGAAGAACCAGTTTCTggcataaaaataattataagaaCTTCTGATGGAGAGAGGATGGAGCGGCTTTTTAAGGATACTGCCTTCTTTCAGGTTAGAGAAATAGATAATACTTAGATagcaatatttcttttattgtcTAATGTGGGAGAAATCATGCACTTTGAAAGGCTTATAAAGACTGAAGATCAATAACTTGATAATATACCTGAACATTACTGAAAGTGACTGTTGCTTCCTAGTTGTTCTATTTTGTCTATGACACCTCATGGTACCAAAGTCACACACATGACAACAGACATAATTTATAACAGATTTATTCAACTGCCTTTACAGATTGTGTTTTGAGTATTTGAGAGTTGCTGAAAACAATGATTCTTAGTTTGCTCCTAAAGTGATATTGGGTAACATCCCTGCTGCCATGAAGCATGGCTAGCACAAGGgttggattaaaaaaaaaacaaaaaaaaaattaattattattgaatgaataaaaaataataaactaaGAAGCAAGTGTGCACTTTCAGCAATTCATAATAACAACTACAAGGTGACACGGCTATAGTGAAAACTATTTCTAGCTTAATTActgtggttttgtcattggCAGGAGGTGTATGACTGGGTAGGGTCATCCAATAGGATGCCCTTGTACTTCACAATCCAAAGGGGATCAACTGTCGTGAAGCACACAGAGAGGTTGCAAAGCAATGAAGTCCTAGACATTTCTGAACGAGTAAGTACTTCACTGGAATTTGAGAATGGCTATAATTGTGTGTACAAtatcaattttgtttgatATTGTCATGGCATTCCAAGATCAACCCTTTTTAACCGTTTCATTTTAAAGAGTAACTTTAGGTCTTCTTTCCATAACATCATGGTTctttttctatcaaaacagGATGAGGACGAAATGAAAGTGACCCTAAATAATTCTGAGGTAAGGGAGAAGAAGTAAAGGAAATTCAAAGGGACTGGAAGATTCCAGAGCTACCTATAGTGCATAAATAATGACAGAAAACTGATTGAATATACAgtagaaaatacaattaaaactAGTAGTAATCAGAGATTGGAACATTGTGCTCAATTAGAgttgttgctttataactgggaTTTGCATGCTTTTTCGGCTGACAACCTAATACAGACATGGTTGTACCCTCATCCTTCTGAAACTGCAACCAGCATAACTGTCAGGCAACTTTCCACTACAATCTAGCGACTTTTGGTCGCTCATATTTCATTCGCGCTTAATGCTTTGTTGTTATAAGTCATGTTGTTGGTGTAATAACTTATCATATTTCTGGGGGAGATGTATCCTTAGTAAGAATAACAAACCATTAAAAGTTTATATTGATTACGTGAAGTGGGACGTAAGTTTCTCAAAATTCACACTGAAGCAGGTTGAGATAATCTAAATTCAACTTGTCTGTCCCAATCAAGCCAGGTCCTCTGTGTCCATGCTCTTCGTAAGCGAGGATCTTTGCCTCCAGGTTCTTGGGAGCATAACATTAGGGCGTAACTAGGTTCCCAATCGAGCCAGGTCCTCTGTGTCCATGCTCTTCGTGAGCGAGGATCTTTGCCTCCAGCTTCTTGGGAGCATAACATTAGGCGGTATCTACGTTACCAATTAAGTCCAGTTACCTGTCTCCACGTTCTTAGGAGCATAATTATAATTAGATTGTATCTAGGTTACCAATTAAGTCTGGTTTTCTGTTTCCAGGTTCTTGAGAGCATAACATTAGGGCATAACTAGGTTCCCAATCGAGCCAGGTCCTCTGTGTCCATGCTCTTCGTGAGCGAGGATCTTTGCCTCCAGCTTCTTGGGAGCATAACATTAGGGCGTAACTAGGTTCCCAATTGAGCCAGGTCCTCTGTGTCCATGCTCTTCGTGAGCGAGGATCTTTGCCTCCAGCTTCTTGGGAGCATAACATTAGGGCATTACTAGGTTCCCAATCGAGCCAGGTCCTCTGTGTCCATGCTCTTCGTGAGCGAGGATCTTTGCCTCCAGGTTCTTGGGAGCATAACATTAGGCTTTATCTAGGTTACCAATTAAGACCGGTTTTCTGTCTCCAGGTTCTTAGGAGAAAAGTTATCATTCGGCTGTATCTAGGTTACCAATTAAGTCTGGTTTTCTGTCTCCAGGTTATTGCGCGTGTAACATTAGGCTGTATCTAGGTTCCCAATTGAGCCAGGTCCTCTGTGTCCATGCTCTTCGTGAGCGAGGATCTTTGCCTCCAGGTTCTTGGGAGCATAACATTAGGCTTTATCTAGGTAACCAATTAAGTCCGCTTTTCTGTCTCCAGGTTCTTGGGAGCATAATTATCATTAGGCTGTATCTAGGTTACCAAAAAAGTCTAGTTTCCTGTCTCCAGGTTCTAGGAGCATAACATTAGGCCCTATCTAGGTTACCAATTAAGTCCAGTTATCTGTCTCCAGGTTCTTAGGAGTATATCATTAGGCTGTATCTAGGTTACCTAGTTTTTTGTCTCCAGGTTCGTGAGAGCACAACATTAGGCTATAACAAGGTTCCCAATCGAGCCAGGTCCTCTGTGTCCATGCTCTTCGTGAGCGAGGATCTTTGCCTCCAGGTTCTTGGGAGCATAACATTAGCCAGGTTCCCAATCGAGCCAGGTCCTCTGTGTCCATGCCCTTCGTGAGCGAGGATCTTTGCCTCCAGGTTCTTGGGAGGATAACATTAGGCTTTATCTAGGTAACCAATTAAGTCCGGTTTTCTGTCTCCAGGTTCTTAGGAGCATAATTATCATTCGGCTGTATCTAGGTTATCAATTAAGTCTGGTTTTCTGTCTCCAGGTTATTGCGCGTGTAACATTAGGCTGTATCTAGGTTCCCAATCGAGCCAGGTCCTCTGTGTCCATGCTCTTCATGAGCGAGGATCTTTGCCTCCAGGTTCTTGGGAGCATAACATTAGGGCATCACCAGGTTCCCAATCGAGCCAGGTCCTCTGTGTCCATGCTCTTCGTGAGCGAGGACCTTTGCCTCCAGGTTCTTGGGAGCATAACATTAGGCTTTATCTAGGTAACCAATTAAGTCCAGTTTTCTGTCTCCAGGTTCTTGGGAGCATAATTATCATTAGGTTGTATCTAGGTTACCAAAAAAGTCTAGTTTCCTGTCTCCAGGTTCTAGGAGCATAACGTTAGCTTGTATCTAGGTTACCGATTAAATCCGGTTTTCTGTCTCCAGGTTCTTGCGAGCATAACATTAGGCCCTATCTAGGTTACCAATTAAGTCTCCAGGTTCTTAGGAGTATATGATTAGGCTGTATCTAGGTTACCTGGTTTTTTGTCTCCAGGTTCTTGAGAGCATAACATTAGGCTATAACTGGGTTCCCAATCGAGCCAGGTCCTCTGTGTTTATGCTCTTTGTGCACAAGAATCTTTGTCTCCAGGTTTTTGGGAGCATAACATTAGGGCATAACTAGGTTCCCAATCAAGCCAGGTCCTCTGCGTCCATGCTCTTGAGAACATAGCGCTATCTTCCTAAGTCACCAATAATGTCATCATATATTTCTGGCATTTTTTGCCAATCAcatcagaaaaacaaacagattAAACatgcttcaatttttttagaagttcatttttttcctgatgTAGCCATATAAATGATGTAATTGAGACCAGGTTGTATAGGGTGCCATTATTGGGTTATCAGGGGAGGTTTGCTATCCAGGTGAACTTTATCTGGACAGCATCCCTCCcttcttttccctttttctttcaggtttcTTTTTTGGGGCAGTTTCAAGACAGCAAAGAAGACCTCTCAGAAACAATCAATGGTAAGCCATGCAATCTTACAACTTTAACTACCTTCTGAATGCATACTGCCAAATTACATTTTGGTTAAGACCCTGTACTGTAGTGGTAATCACTCTTCtaagaattataaaaatcttcaaaaaagacaaaagctatgacAAATATTACTGTGGCACAAATATGGCACTCAGGAGCACTAAAAAATATGTG
This portion of the Acropora palmata chromosome 13, jaAcrPala1.3, whole genome shotgun sequence genome encodes:
- the LOC141864686 gene encoding uncharacterized protein LOC141864686 isoform X2; this translates as MERLFKDTAFFQEVYDWVGSSNRMPLYFTIQRGSTVVKHTERLQSNEVLDISERDEDEMKVTLNNSEVSFLGQFQDSKEDLSETINDASSCQPHPITASYKTASVESAAQLVLPCCTASSGKSTFGADSSQAKAQVKRKRKDNRTRKYKREKRKQDDNN
- the LOC141864688 gene encoding uncharacterized protein LOC141864688 encodes the protein MGRKSCNFLVGTPRKKSSYTGAQGPSSSSVPAVSSPCTSTVTSTTNAVTSSSPSTIGSSHTSTPAPNHATSSTSTISSTNSSSTTTTSTLAAPVSSGNTNLASIASPMSRPINSRETRRYLEHLATVSSLRHSTSDTDDNNDGEKKKP
- the LOC141864685 gene encoding uncharacterized protein LOC141864685 gives rise to the protein MVKPFHGNGLKAGTVEEDLSPNGLGGSPLHMTSRSDEVVGCQRLLQTGSDQTAMLPFLIHSFDELCFQAGEDNRGIIVVLLNTKITNEAKRGAILRVLHKLETAEGRNWLFWVSSTWSSDGTKVIDLYGGDQKQDRLLFLAPSTGRNATLLGEISDTDTESNQIDSMLQKVIERAELRIMGQRQQREQQARWRAERAKQEKELQESERSDRREPPNQIHDLSQQTEQAHWGGETVQQVKELREPELSTREPIIEQQKEEKVGEISPP
- the LOC141864686 gene encoding uncharacterized protein LOC141864686 isoform X1 — encoded protein: MERLFKDTAFFQEVYDWVGSSNRMPLYFTIQRGSTVVKHTERLQSNEVLDISERDEDEMKVTLNNSEVSFLGQFQDSKEDLSETINDASSCQPHPITASYKTASVESAAQLVLPCCTASSGKSTFGAADSSQAKAQVKRKRKDNRTRKYKREKRKQDDNN